The Dioscorea cayenensis subsp. rotundata cultivar TDr96_F1 chromosome 16, TDr96_F1_v2_PseudoChromosome.rev07_lg8_w22 25.fasta, whole genome shotgun sequence sequence CAtccatgttttataaaaaaacattaatatttgataCAGTGAAAAAAATGCAAGTAAAATGGATGCttcataaatcaaaataaaatattttataaatttaataactagAATGTATAGATAGttgaaacaaataataattaaaacaaaaccatCATTTCCTTGTTATACCaacaacaaatttaaaattcaattaatattatatgatcatttcattattttctgTAAGAAAATCTATACAAAAACAAGAAGCATCATACAATATTAATGTCATAAAATCATTCATTATATTTTCTACATATCACATAAGCGTTTgaatatgggaaaaaaaaatatataccatATTCATGTGATTTCatattgaaaacaaatatatttcaGAATTTATATGTCTTTCATAAATTTTCCggtcaaaacaaacaaaattatatcTATTGACATTTGACAATATTGTCGGAAACATTTTACGTTTATACATATAGAGGGGGAAACGAATGAAGCTTATAGAAATCGTTTCCCCTGAGCCAAAACTCACACTGCTCGGCTCGGCtaggctcggctcggctcggctcatAAGAGAAAATCACTTTTGGCTTTGTATTGTCCGTGTGATTGGGTATAACCTGGGTCTGCTTTTGGCGGGACGTCGCTTTCACAATGCTTAGGTCGGTCCCCGGGCCCCACATTCCTCGAAAGCGACCTTCATTCAcacaataaactaaaataaataaataaataaaaagaaaacaatttatgaaaattaacaacaaaaaaaacaccaaGAGGTCCGGTCCCCCTCCCGCCCACTTGCATGAAacctctaataataatatttaataacaattattattattagtagtagtagtagtatatTTCCCTGAATACCCCTCCTtccaaaatggtcattttgggAAGTTCCATGCTTTTTCTCACCACCCcttatattttccttttcaccttcatcctcttccaacctctctctctctctctctctctctctctctttctaaaACTGGTCACCATCAGTAGCTGGTGGCGGTTGCGGCCAAGAACTTCTTAAGGAAATACCAAGATCAAAACCTTTTCCGACCATCCTGCCATATCTCCCGCCCTTTCTATTCCTTATCCTTTCCCTTCAATCCATCtccaacatataaatatatactttgTGATAGCATCATATACAGAGTCTCTTCTTActtcttatcttcttcttcttcttcttcttatttcttaCTGCTTTAATTCATATGGGGATCTGAAACTTGTTTGTTAAATATACAGTGGCTCAAGATCCAAAGCTTGAGCTTTTTGTCCTGCCATAACACAACAGCAGTATCAGAAGCTTAAAGTGCAGCAAAAAGCTGTGAGTTTTCTTTTCCCACTTTATATCTTAGTGTTAAGCATTGTTATGTGTAGATCTAGAAAGGACATGATTTCATGTTGTCTAGTTCATCAATATAATAtttggttgtatttttttttttcttttgatctttttatGAAGATCTCAGTTTTCTGATCATGATTTGTCTTCCTATATCTTCTACATAGGAAGACATGTTTTAATTGCTATAGGTTAAAGAATGATCATGGAGTTTCATGATCAAGTCTTTCAAATGGGTCATAgatttgtggtttatttttgAGAGATCATCAAAGGAATGaattatattgtttaaactgtggggcaatgtatatataattacttTGGTTGATATCCATCCATTGCCACCATGTAAACCACTCATTAATTCTCAGGTTAAAAAACTTCTCATAAAATAGAAACTAATGGACTTGTTAGCATGCACTAATGATTTAGTTGCTAATGATTTACTACTATTCCTTAAGTTGTTTTTCTTATACTAGAATAGTAAATCACTTGTGTAGACAGCTAGGTTGATATTCATGAGTTAATAAATCCAATAACTTGTAAAAATTGCATATGTATCATATGAACTTCCAGTACTATATTTCagatttttttcttagttttatttCTCCTTTTAATTCTCTatcaataactttttttttcttttaatcatgAACAAGTCATAGTCATTAGAAAGATAACAGTTAGTTTCTAACAAGTATTTCAATTCATTCTCATGGTTGTTATAAGTAGTgattgcaaatatttaaattgtatgATGGTGAATATATATGAATACCCACTTTGTGATAAGAACCAATAAATTAACTTAACAGTACATGATATATAATCTATCTATATGTATGATGTTGCTAGCTACAatgaacatatataattaaatcaaaatttatattattttttcaggTCAATTTGATACATTAAAACACCAAGTCATCATGAACACCTTTTCTCATGTTCCTCCGGGCTTTAGATTCCACCCGACTGATGAAGAACTCGTCGATTACTATCTTCGGAAGAAGGTGGCATCAAGAAGAATTGATTTGGATGTCATAAAAGAGGTTGATTTGTATAAGATTGAACCATGGGACCTCCAAGGTAGTAGTAAcacataaaacataaacattCACTAATTTCTACTAACTTTTCtaattgcttatttctttttctgcttCATTAAACACAGAAAAATGTAAAATAGGAGCTGATGATCAAAATGAGTGGTACTTTTTCAGTCATAAAGATAAGAAATACCCGACGGGTACTCGTACTAATCGAGCAACAACAGCAGGGTTTTGGAAAGCAACTGGCAGGGATAAGCCAATTTATTCAAGGAACAATCTTATTGGGATGAGAAAGACCTTAGTGTTTTATAAAGGTAGAGCACCAAATGGCCAGAAATCAGATTGGATCATGCATGAGTATAGAttagaaacaaatgaaaatggcCCTCCTCAGGCAAgtcctttttattcaattttcacACTAATTTTATGTCATTTAATTATTCTCAATGCTctcaatcaatatatatatatatatatatgttaattaatgaagcaaaaaaaatttatatcaatcTATATTTCTTCAGAAAATTATAAACTAATCATTTTGTTCCTTAATTTTTGGAAGCTTTCACTTTGATTAATTGGAAATGTAAATATTATATGGTTAATGCTATGAAGTAATCTTGAAGAATAAGTCTCTATAAAGTCATCATTAATTGTAAATCTCTATCACaggcacacacacacacacaatgttTGTGTGGTATAGATAATCTTTGGAAATAGAGTAATATCTGAAAGCTAGAGAggacattttatattttaattttttcagtATTGGTGATAAATAGTGAGAAAACTTTCGTAGCATTCAATATGACTTAGTTTTTAACAAATGAGTCAATGTTGTGTTAACGAGAATCAGTCAGCATAAAGTTTTGAGCCTGAATATAAACTCCATATATGTGTAGTATGACAAATAATTTACTTCCAAATAtagttttatctattatttatcagaaatcttgaaattttatatccatcttttcctttatattgattttctaaggttttatttcttaaaatatgacaaaatttttatatttatgttgtaAGTATCAGGTTCATATATAGTGCAAAGAAGAGGTTTGGTTGGTTGAtgaatttgtgtgtgtgtgtgtgtgtgtgtgtgtgtgtgtgtatgtgtgtgactTACTAATTTTACAACATAtgcattctttgttttcttatggaaaaaaagaatattttaatatttaaagggaaattatttgtgtttaatttttaaagtcaCATTTGATGTGGCCTCATTTTTTCCTAAAAAAGTATGAGTTTCAATGTTTCTCCTAGCTACCTTTTTTTAATGGACATGTTTAATATCCCTCAAAATATGTATCTCTTGTCATCGTCTTTCTAAGTCATATaaaagcataattttttttataactgtagttaaaaaatattcttaattaaatgttttttttttcaagttttaaaAGGAATTATATTCAAAAAATCATTTTAGAACCCAATACCTTTGCAATAACttgtcaatatatatacttTGTGTAAATTAACTACCAAATTAATGCTAGCACTACATCATACAATTGATAACTTATAAGTTTCCATGGTTGTTCCTCCATGCTATATTTTAGCTTTTGCTACATTGATTCAAGTCCATTTATGAACCAAACATATTTAGTATCAATTTGGTCaataaactcaaaaaataaaccaagtaattaaatctatgtattAGTTTagatacttatatttatacCCTTCTCTCAATTTAGAAAACAATGTTTATTTCCATAAACCAATTATTCACTAGCTAATTAACACCATTTTACATTTACTAGTTAAAATGGAATATTGATATATACATAACataacataacaaaaataaattgaaaaaaaaatgaaaaacaagaaacatgatttatttcatatatatataacctaatggtgcaattgatatatatatatatatatatatattgatcattTCAGGAAGAAGGTTGGGTGGTGTGTAGGGTTTTCAAGAAGAGAGTAGCTGCAATAAGAAAAGTGAATGAGCATGAGTCTCCTTCATGGTATGATGAGCATGTTTCCTTCATGCCAGAGCTTGAATCCCCCAAGAGACTACTTGGAACTCATCATCAACCAGACATGCAACAACTTCATCACAATCTCTACACTTGCAAACAAGAGCTTGAAATGCACTACCACTTGCATGCTCACCATGATCCTTTTCTTCAGCTCCCTCAATTAGAGAGTCCAAAGCTTCCAaacaacttcatcaacaatggaCCATGCACTCTTCTTCAACAACCATCAAGCACTATTCCTGTCACACATCATGATCAAATCATTTCACTTTTTAGTAACAACACAAACAttgaacatcatcatcatcaagatgtGGATCAAGTCACAACAGATTGGAGAGTGTTTGATAAGTTTGTTGCTTCTCAGCTTAGCCAAGAAGATGATCATCATGGCTCTAAAGGAAGTACACCAAACTATGCACATGTGTCTACTGTTTTTCAAGTTTCAGGGAAACAAGAAGCTGCAGTTGAGTATGCATCCACATCATCCTCTTGGAAGTGAATGCCTTCACtatatctctctatatatatatagatatctatatatatctatatctacaTCTATATATGTGACTGATCTTAGGGTTCTGTACATAATAAACTAAAAGATTTATAGTGTTGATTTATGAACCTTGGGAATTATATTTTAGGTAATGAGATGCCAAATGTGTTTTGGCATCAATACTTTCGAACTTAATAAGATATTAGTGTGACTTTATTACATAGTCCATCCCTCANNNNNNNNNNNNNNNNNNNNNNNNNNNNNNNNNNNNNNNNNNNNNNNNNNNNNNNNNNNNNNNNNNNNNNNNNNNNNNNNNNNNNNNNNNNNNNNNNNNNNNNNNNNNNNNNNNNNNNNNNNNNNNNNNNNNNNNNNNNNNNNNNNNNNNNNNNNNNNNNNNNNNNNNNNNNNNNNNNNNNNNNNNNNNNNNNNNNNNNNNNNNNNNNNNNNNNNNNNNNNNNNNNNNNNNNNNNNNNNNNNNNNNNNNNNNNNNNNNNNNNNNNNNNNNNNNNNNNNNNNNNNNNNNNNNNNNNNNNNNNNNNNNNNNNNNNNNNNNNNNNNNNNNNNNNNNNNNNNNNNNNNNNNNNNNNNNNNNNNNNNNNNNNNNNNNNNNNNNNNNNNNNNNNNNNNNNNNNNNNNNNNNNNNNNNNNNNNNNNNNNNNNNNNNNNNNNNNNNNNNNNNNNNNNNNNNNNNNNNNNNNNNNNNNNNNNNNNNNNNNNNNNNNNNNNNNNNNNNNNNNNNNNNNNNNNNNNNNNNNNNNNNNNNNNNNNNNNNNNNNNNNNNNNNNNNNNNNNNNNNNNNNNNNNNNNNNNNNNNNNNNNNNNNNNNNNNNNNNNNNNNNNNNNNNNNNNNNNNNNNNNNNNNNNNNNNNNNNNNNNNNNNNNNNNNNNNNNNNNNNNNNNNNNNNNNNNNNNNNNNNNNNNNNNNNNNNNNNNNNNNNNNNNNNNNNNNNNNNNNNNNNNNNNNNNNNNNNNNNNNNNNNNNNNNNNNNNNNNNNNNNNNNNNNNNNNNNNNNNNNNNNNNNNNNNNNNNNNNNNNNNNNNNNNNNNNNNNNNNNNNNNNNNNNNNNNNNNNNNNNNNNNNNNNNNNNNNNNNNNNNNNNNNNNNNNNNNNNNNNNNNNNNNNNNNNNNNNNNNNNNNNNNNNNNNNNNNNNNNNNNNNNNNNNNNNNNNNNNNNNNNNNNNNNNNNNNNNNNNNNNNNNNNNNNNNNNNNNNNNNNNNNNNNNNNNNNNNNNNNTGTTTTATTTGGTACCTGTTTTCAAGATGTTAATGTTTTTGTCATATTTAATATCAAGTCTCTATGTAGTGTGTATTTTTTACCGAAGAACATATTTGAATCAATTCACATAAATGAGAACACAGGATTGTTTGAGTTATTAGCCCTTTGTTTGTGTATGTTGTGATttatttgtccatatttatcgaaaaatattttaattactgTATTAAATACGATGCAAGCAACTACAATCACAATTTCAgttctatatataatatttacaaaaaacacaaaaaacaaacaattcagAGTTTACACGAAATTGGCGAAATGAGAGTGGGGGGGGAAGTATTACAACCTTTGGTTGCAACCGGACACTTTGTTTTAGATAAGCCAAGGAAAAACAGGTGATGTGCCAAGAGTCATACTACGATACGTTCACCTCTTgttcatttcttcttcaattttattaaattgcatgtttttacccATGAGTTTACCAACCAACAACAATtctctttcttaatttttctccCTTACCTCTATATCATGAATGAATGAAGGTAGCAAAACACTGTTATCCTTCAACCTTGTAATATATGTTCTTACCTTGATTGAATATTCATGAAGATGGTTAAACAGCAGTGattgagtttttaatttataacaATTCTTATAatctttattataaaaattgcaatttagaaaatcaacaAATTTTTGACCGATTAAGAGAAAAGTTAAGAGTATATGGGTTTAACTcctccaaatatatatatatatatatacatatatatatatatatatatacatatatacatatatatattaagagccTATCATCATTTAACGTTGTACTCCTTTTCAACAGATAAATATAGATCAAGTTGTTTTTTACAGAaagttagaaataataaaaatgagtttattttatAAGTGATAGCCggttatttatttgtgttttgttattCTTATGCGGATAATCACTGTAAATGTTATTGTACACTCTTTCACATGTTTACTTATCTGTTCACATTCCCACATGTACTACAATTTAAAGTTGTCAATGAATATTGTTACCcatattttcttcttaaaagaaaatcacTAATTAACCCATTATGATCACTAGGATTATTTATAGACCAATAGGACAGTAGACATGCATGACATCAAAGATatgcattaatttatataaagttCCATGTGATGTGATCACCCCAGCAAATATAAcaagtttcctttttttttttcttttatctttttcttcattgaccATTAAAATGCAGCTCCCGAGAATGCCATCCATTCAAACATTAGCTAACTAGCTTCAACTACTAAACACTATTTCCTTCCCAAAAGagacatttttatttcttttcttcttcatcatccttcttccattgttttaGTTACCCAGCTTGGCTGGCCCTTAATAGTCTAAAGTCTATGGAGGATGATGACATgtatacataaatatacatgatttatacatgtttatattatatattatacaagTCCAACATGCCACCTTCACTTAGCCCACCATGTTTGTATCACCATGACTTGaaaatacttttaatttgttcttgTACTCCAATTGGCCATTTGAGTGTGGAAAAGAAAATGGATTAAGAGTCATCACACATGAgaccatatttatatattccatCATAGTTCCCAAAAAGGTCTGCCTCAAGCTTGTGCTAACAAACAAAACCAATGTGATATTTCTCATACCAAGAAGATGGATGTCATGATATGTGATGTCTCTTCCCTTGCATGCTAGCTTTTGTTGTATGGGTGAGTACAAACATGGTGGGCTAAGTGAAGGTGGCATGTTGGacttgtatataatatataatataaacatatataaatcatatatatttatatatatacatgtcatCATCCACTCCATAGACTTTAGACTAATGAGGCCAGCCAAGCTTTAAGGTAATATAGAAACAATGGAAGaaaggatgatgaagaagaaataaaagtatGTCCTCTTTTGGGAAGGGAAATAGTGTTTAGTAGTTGAAGCTAGTTAGCTAATGTTTGAATGGATGGCATTCTCGGAATTTCCATTTTAATGGatgtgaagaaaaaaagataaaagaaaaaaaaaagaacttgttATATTTGCTAGGGTGATCACACATCACATGGaactttatataaattaatgcatATCTTTGATGTCATGCATGTCTACTGTCCTATTGGTCTTCTATAAATAATCCTAGTGATCATATTAGGTTAATTAAGTGATTTTCTTTTTACGAAGAAAATATGGGTAACTTATTATTCATTTGAAACAACTTCAAATTGTAGTACATGTGGAATGTGAACAGATAAGTAAACATGTAAGAAAATTATTGTAAACATTTACAGTGATTATCCATAAGAATATAAAACCGCAAATAAATAACCGGCTATCACTTataaaataaactcatttttattatttctaact is a genomic window containing:
- the LOC120278907 gene encoding NAC domain-containing protein 7-like, translating into MNTFSHVPPGFRFHPTDEELVDYYLRKKVASRRIDLDVIKEVDLYKIEPWDLQEKCKIGADDQNEWYFFSHKDKKYPTGTRTNRATTAGFWKATGRDKPIYSRNNLIGMRKTLVFYKGRAPNGQKSDWIMHEYRLETNENGPPQEEGWVVCRVFKKRVAAIRKVNEHESPSWYDEHVSFMPELESPKRLLGTHHQPDMQQLHHNLYTCKQELEMHYHLHAHHDPFLQLPQLESPKLPNNFINNGPCTLLQQPSSTIPVTHHDQIISLFSNNTNIEHHHHQDVDQVTTDWRVFDKFVASQLSQEDDHHGSKGSTPNYAHVSTVFQVSGKQEAAVEYASTSSSWK